The DNA sequence GCCGGTTTCCTCCGCGAAGTCTGAGACTATCCTCCTGTTTTTATCCACGAGTTTCCTGGCCTGGTTGAAGAAATAATCCCTTTTCTGGAGAATCTGTGCTGCGATCCAGAGAATATACGACGAATTGCCACCCGTGAAAAGGCTCTTGAGGTGGTTGATCTTCCCAATAGTTTCCTCATCAGAGATTACGTACCCTGTCCTCATGAAACCCAAGCCATAGAACTTCGAAAATGTATTGGAATACATTACTCCTTCACTTACATTTATTTTCTGTGGCTTTTCATAGGAGAAGTCCATAAATGCCTCGTCTATGAGTGCATGAGTTTTATTGCCTGCGACGGATTCCGTTATCTGCTCAATTATTTCCTTGCTGTACCTTATTCCGCGCGGGTTGTTTGGATCACTTGTCATGAATGATGAATTACTGCTGATTTTTCCCGGAAAGTCGTGCCAGCCAGCTTTATTGACCTGGACTCCAAGCATCTCAGGAACCGAGAACATGGGCTCATACTCAGGCACAGGTATTGATATGACTTCATTGTTCATGGACATCAGGGATGCCGCGATGAAGATAGCCTGTGAACCACCAATAGTGGAAACGACATTCTCTTCCCTCACAGAATGCAACTTTGCAACAGTTTTCCGGAAAAGGAGTTCGCCGTCAATGTTTGCAGATGCGTACTCCTGGAAATCTGTATTTATGCCAATTTTTGAAATGTCCGTCTGATTCATGCCACTCTGACTGAGGTTGTACTTTGTCCTGGGCATGCCTTCCATCAGCCAGTCATATAGCTTGAAACTGGAATCCTGCATGATGCAAAGTAACGCTGTTACTCCTAATAATGTTACCACTTGTGACATCGCAAAAGGTTCATTAAAGGATAGGAAAAAAGAGGAAAGAAAAAATTCAGCTTATAAAAATATGAAAATGATCCCTGGAGAGATCATTTTAGTTTTTAGCCTGTGCAGGTGCTGCCTTGGCTTTCTTACCGGAATACATGAAAACCAGTGTTCCAACCAAGACAACTATGAGATTTGCCAGCAGCGCGAAAAGTCCGATAAAAAATGGGCCCAATTCCGTGTTCGTGGGTAGAAGGGTGGTTGTCCACGTTTCAAAATGATTTGCTACCTCCATGAAATAGAAGCCCGTTCCCAGGCCGACGAGCAATCCCAGCGTAAGGGCGTATTTGTGAAGTTTATCGGTAATGAGCCCGAGGAAGAGCGACGGAAGGGTCTGAAGTATTATTATCCCTCCAAGGAGCTGCAACTGCACAGAGTATGTCAGCGGGAATAAAAACACAAACCCTACCGCCAGGAAGATGAATAGGACTGCAGCTATCTTGGCAATTACAGTTTCTGTACTCCCTTTCAGGTTCGGCCTGAATTCCTTGATTATGTTGCTCGTGAGCAGGTTAGACTGGGAGATCGCCATTATTGATGCCGGAACCAGGCCGCCTATGAATATCCCCAGGAAAGCGAAACCGGTAAGCCAGTTCGGCAGTGTGTAAAATATGAGCGCCGGTACCACGTAGGTTCCCCTGCTTGCCAGAGTATATGGGCTGAGGAAACTCATTGCAGAAGGGTTCGCGTAGACAAACACTCCAAACAGCGCCAGGAAAGCCAATCCAATACCGTAAAGCGGGAGCAGTGACTGGCTGGTTCTCAATACCTTGGGACTCTTGGCACTGAGCGACCCTGTAACTGCATGAGGGTAAAGGTACAGCGCGAGTGCACTCATCAGGAAGAGACTCCAGTATGCGTTAAACTGCACGGGTAAAAGGTTGAAATGCCCCGGAGGATTACTATATGAACTTCCCGCTATCGTGGCAAGTTCAAAGGCATGTGCAATATTGGTTGTGGAAGCAACGACGATAACAACTATTGCAACACTCAGGAGTATTATGGCATCCTTGAATATAGCAGTCAGGGTTGCACCTCTCAAGCCGTTGAAGAAGGTAAAGGCTGCAAGGATGACGAACGAGATTATGAGGGCTGTATCTGTGACAAGGGTTAAATTTCCTATTCCATGAAGCATAACTGTCATCACGGATAGCATTCCAACGATCTGGAGGCCTATATATGGAAGTTCAGCAACTATGCCGACTATGGCAACCAGTACTGCCAGGAGCCTGCTCTTGGAGTAACCCTTAATGAAGTCAGCCCCTGTAACATAGCCTTTTTCCTTGGATATTTTCCAGAGCTTAGGCATGGCCCACATGGCAATTCCGAACGTGAGGGCAACATATGGAACTGCGTAGAAGTATATTGCACCCACCCTGAATACTGATGAGGGGATCGCTATAAACGTGTATGCCGTGTAAAGGTCTGCACCAACCAGGAACCACACGATCCAAACACTGAAGTGCCTTCCACCTATGGCCCACTCATCCATTTTTCCGAGGTCGCCTTTCTTGTAATTCCTGCCCCATACACCGAGGAAAACAAACACCACGAA is a window from the Thermoplasmatales archaeon genome containing:
- the aspC_2 gene encoding Aspartate aminotransferase; the protein is MQDSSFKLYDWLMEGMPRTKYNLSQSGMNQTDISKIGINTDFQEYASANIDGELLFRKTVAKLHSVREENVVSTIGGSQAIFIAASLMSMNNEVISIPVPEYEPMFSVPEMLGVQVNKAGWHDFPGKISSNSSFMTSDPNNPRGIRYSKEIIEQITESVAGNKTHALIDEAFMDFSYEKPQKINVSEGVMYSNTFSKFYGLGFMRTGYVISDEETIGKINHLKSLFTGGNSSYILWIAAQILQKRDYFFNQARKLVDKNRRIVSDFAEETGLKSEVKEGVTPYCLMEYSARIKPVDLCRQVLEKTGVLISSGEYFGSVNSFRLCFTPETAHLEKALDLLRSFFKRLS
- a CDS encoding sodium/panthothenate symporter; this translates as MLSDLGIGIFIALFVVFVFLGVWGRNYKKGDLGKMDEWAIGGRHFSVWIVWFLVGADLYTAYTFIAIPSSVFRVGAIYFYAVPYVALTFGIAMWAMPKLWKISKEKGYVTGADFIKGYSKSRLLAVLVAIVGIVAELPYIGLQIVGMLSVMTVMLHGIGNLTLVTDTALIISFVILAAFTFFNGLRGATLTAIFKDAIILLSVAIVVIVVASTTNIAHAFELATIAGSSYSNPPGHFNLLPVQFNAYWSLFLMSALALYLYPHAVTGSLSAKSPKVLRTSQSLLPLYGIGLAFLALFGVFVYANPSAMSFLSPYTLASRGTYVVPALIFYTLPNWLTGFAFLGIFIGGLVPASIMAISQSNLLTSNIIKEFRPNLKGSTETVIAKIAAVLFIFLAVGFVFLFPLTYSVQLQLLGGIIILQTLPSLFLGLITDKLHKYALTLGLLVGLGTGFYFMEVANHFETWTTTLLPTNTELGPFFIGLFALLANLIVVLVGTLVFMYSGKKAKAAPAQAKN